The following proteins come from a genomic window of Venturia canescens isolate UGA chromosome 4, ASM1945775v1, whole genome shotgun sequence:
- the LUBEL gene encoding E3 ubiquitin-protein ligase lubel isoform X2, which produces MSNQGAERWRPMAISNPSTRLRMARTMPHWVMEQQQQQQQQPGKSTQEGSSGSRRVPTPPRSPPPSLTGDCGDPDYEVIEFPVRSQNSTNPNISRSPLSTAAKSSSSELKNASVVSSNNSNAQKCALCGTKNLFARCDTCKEFYCETCDDVNHKHPKRRGHTRRRIVIQSQEKSGAMSQDGGFRTRPPLPPKGEAHANPPPVPPPRRNRRNTQGRSSINQEIAKQVSLNDKHGSMKRTSSSMQTRPLPSTPNSSSTLTSTRSAQSLVNPATPESSGMDKMSTLQERYRRYQEAMRAQDANRRRLPNSPHPENNKDTMTVPRPLSLTSPRNSFTASPTPPPPPPRNMMQSASVCDLSSPHIWNPAAMQQAQSVAHLGPRGMPMIWYPPVNPWDAPVGGSTMSLNHPPIQWAYPMGYSSQQMLPPHYPGNLSRGHSPARSVKSGRRSRAPSPSPSLKSRKSLASRSRSRRSPDSHSDASSEESDDSSDFDDRLSRSSRNLRRNSHSKSRHRIYQDDDDNRSLVSKSRHGKWRSEDRINGADSKRWSGSSMDKKRDSSVSSRNYDYEDVELRGGGGGMRSHRQSETEDDRRSRNRASSFSEDSRSSLRRNSSGLVGSRKSSEKFDSREGRNRSRQQSETEEDRKSIGRSSKLDDLTTGTNSEARKNWLKNENGSGRDRGRRRRSSIEEEALERRSAVVPRSRVNSSSEDYNERNSSSRNVRKIDEGLASLNRRPMSSRRNSTTTSEHEDVREAIKSRSPARSLKKAPSSDEPEVKRDLPTKPVAARRQMPPMSPPKVVNDRELDSRKNSKLSSSPSPVIVNAETVNQFKATKSSAKLDEKTVDAIRNGTEITDIKKKLSEPEETTDNLNDVGEEWPCEHCTFINEAREKVCAVCCKTRSSALPSPSIEDEQNPPNTSISNPSPELRDKPIGSLIKISNSEESGDSANTGNGKEEFSAANEESETEEVFDFDEKNDSSLTETNIHSSLNEGASSKKIELKTTSTSTSPIREIFATTNQTSSASNTVPSGSTHPEVVQKKDETPVNSSISPTSKSAENQTGNATANHVAVSIERGTSPPPQSISTQTYDVLPLKSNQSMRRSNLFLNREDSDSEEGSRFINSPDLYPRHSQHQQQHPQHHYLVQPTSSHCTRRNSIDSTSQLYYHSREPSQHRYVPDTPTSGIIQPSFSTITRQGLELVELLREAEKYGFSADDIQVALAQGATDPVDWLNRQWPHLIETVQVLVTTRGKEMPDSADDVGILSPGEAKEYLRLSKGDVWSAVARAIQQRQRKCADIMTRGNFTMIEVVKALNDNAGNEEAALLELQKNQLKPFLMRIWGPPSGVENEEAAPRLDAAVAIGDLTPEIGERVPDGSDKEAKKQVMSSVVDDFVALQASFQQQLRRPSDESSRLSKGDASTASLGNNPNDLFSSNCDRNNVSETTKLSSSTTNEMVVAKALETATKSTSVTVKTQEKQDVGSVQNDELRSTIVADEINDTKQTPSDDSEIQGPIKNETSNIDRGEKIMRITQEPLNELKTDAPSAQSTISIDNVDKTKSVDQVTVEQLLSAVKGLPEQLIGPLTVALQGISPKNVADTAPIPTSALSANEKSENLEVPKNDDSIEKPMENQSFSVGDDDPSKNTAIEQSRLTNNDEIDRNREIAEKVEKIESANKTTNGTKVESTMTKRSEIYFETSVPKVKVESLTETIVPITKAFETNGIGSTTDKIDPSRLTENVENVVPDINVETLTRTIIPMVAAQSDKENYENIGRPNLNEFVQEIESISEINLGSLNKKIVSTEKALYRKDINESIEDVKPNNVSENTENADTEVGTVSPSQKIIPTVGAGQTVFHLESEQVETNNNPEKIVIGSFAEEKTLGITQIDEKLVSEPENFSSINACANEFGPRVADSLREDPALSGRCPTTSLAHTFELKVTGSPTVAVNDCPPSCSEKPFEIRAELPRKETPKSFPSDRSLKLQKPLSKAMCHVKSRPRSPIKRFFTKRVPIRSIKKSVPVTRKVAVLYGSLPKNTATTKAKEAAEQITKNSSTVNKTLEESKSRVPEPKSLASKGPEVPGTSKVPKKLIEVTKAGSDRLATKNTPEDSKTKCTESDVAKAKVQTIEKKTTNIPTKIAREGEESANAKTQSAEKTKKTNPVGSPPKSRAASKIPVFKGTPKVAAQNVSVASQKYINVRVSEPPKASGSTLRMVKRISPPKKPVAGPLAVRQIIIHENVNGIEKVQTLGVKVTDERLVDAENSKNIKLASSTPVENPVGGVDRPTAKDDLEKIAESRDPKQEENRAASEVSEAIENCQDDSEASEYSEAEDILPAETLEIDESEDSEGHSVISEISRNSSEQDSSDDITDAELMLQKTLDGIKSVLSDSESEEHSGAEDRSEGDENSEDAEEYSESDEAEAVSGSDSEIYEDQEEIEREEENEEEAEKAEDEEEERSEESESVEELPSVIEILIADRAPKTEEAEMRHETEEVPGESKNQKDRPDVPESSSKKQNFEQSANVETAKTKIIQKAKLANGKTVKGLRVSEPEVIVEKKIPTKRFSIVASYVQQFEGEIPRVEKTNTTKIPELKPDNSPKNERERTARRLLAEGRVSNYDEAEIAASLLILDFNDNEAIQAAKECPSVESAIAFLQQECELCTGRFAVSRMISMLKCIHRCCNDCAKNYFTIQISDRNIMDAVCPFCKEPDLKDASEDDVLEYFSILDIQLKSLLDPPIHELFQRKLRDRTLMKDPNFKWCAQCSSGFYANPNQKRLICPDCQSVTCAFCRRPWEKQHEGTTCEQFAAWKDENDPDNQAAGLAKHMDDNGIDCPKCKFRYSLSRGGCMHFTCNQCKYEFCCGCGKSFLMGAKCSVSPYCAKLGLHAHHPRNCLFYLRDKEPAQLQRLLHENGIEYDTTNPTSERKCKIQLQKETPTGVVDAVCNLDVVEDHAGLCRQHYIEYLTGLVLKGKLDPVGIFDLNDAKQELRRRGKVPPVKGQEMSDQDYLRACIQVVQKEIPLE; this is translated from the exons ATGAGT AACCAGGGAGCGGAAAGATGGCGACCAATGGCCATCTCGAATCCCTCAACTCGTTTGCGAATGGCTCGTACGATGCCCCATTGGGTGATG gaacagcaacagcagcagcagcagcagccagGAAAATCGACGCAGGAAGGTTCATCGGGATCCCGACGAGTACCGACGCCCCCAAGATCGCCGCCACCTTCGTTGACCGGAGATTGTGGTGACCCGGATTACGAGGTCATCGAGTTTCCGGTCCGATCGCAGAACTCCACGAACCCGAACATATCGAGAAGCCCGTTATCAACGGCAGCGAAAAGCTCAAGCTCCGAGCTGAAGAACGCCTCGGTGGTATCATCGAACAACTCGAACGCTCAAAAATGCGCTCTCTGTGGCACAAAGAATTTATTCGCTCGATGCGACACGTGCAAAGAGTTTTATTGCGAGACTTGCGACGACGTTAATCACAAACATCCCAAAAGACGAGGCCACACGCGTCGCAGGATCGTAATACAGTCGCAGGAAAAATCTGGAGCGATGAGCCAAGACGGAGGTTTCAGGACGCGACCGCCTCTACCACCAAAAGGCGAGGCTCACGCTAATCCACCGCCCGTTCCGCCACCACGAAGAAATCGTAGAAACACTCAG GGAAGATCGTCGATAAATCAGGAGATTGCGAAGCAAGTTTCGTTGAACGATAAGCACGGGAGTATGAAAAGAACAAGTTCGAGTATGCAGACCAGGCCGCTGCCGTCGACGCCGAATTCATCGTCAACATTGACCTCGACGAGGTCGGCACAGTCTCTCGTTAATCCTGCGACTCCAGAGTCCTCGGGAATGGACAAAATGTCAACTCTTCAA gAACGATATCGAAGGTATCAGGAAGCTATGAGGGCTCAGGATGCCAATCGAAGAAGATTGCCGAATTCACCTCACCCGGAGAACAACAAAGACACGATGACCGTTCCCAGGCCATTGAGTCTCACGAGTCCGAGAAATAGCTTCACCGCATCACCCACTCCACCCCCACCTCCACCCAGAAACATGATGCAGTCTGCCAGCGTGTGCGATTTGTCATCACCCCATATTTGGAACCCCGCTGCTATGCAACAG GCCCAATCTGTGGCACACCTAGGGCCCAGAGGAATGCCCATGATTTGGTACCCACCGGTAAATCCTTGGGACGCACCCGTCGGAGGTTCGACCATGAGTCTAAATCATCCGCCGATCCAATGGGCCTATCCGATGGGCTACAGTTCCCAACAAATGCTCCCACCACATTATCCTGGAAATTTATCACGAGGGCACAGTCCAGCACGCAGTGTCAAATCGGGCAGACGGAGTCGAGCTCCCTCTCCTTCGCCCAGCttgaaatcaagaaaatctcTCGCTTCTCGATCTCGGTCGCGGAGATCACCGGATTCTCACTCGGACGCGAGCTCCGAAGAATCGGATGACTCGTCCGATTTTGATGATCGGCTCTCGAGAAGCTCTAGAAATCTACGACGAAACAGCCACTCTAAAAGCAGACACAGGATCTATCAGGACGACGATGACAACCGGTCTTTGGTGTCGAAAAGTCGACATGG AAAATGGCGTTCGGAGGATCGGATAAACGGCGCGGATTCGAAGCGGTGGTCCGGCAGTTCGATGGATAAGAAGCGAGATTCGAGCGTGTCATCGAGAAATTACGATTACGAGGATGTAGAATtgcgaggaggaggaggagggatgAGATCGCATCGGCAATCGGAGACGGAAGACGATCGTCGATCGCGAAACAGGGCGTCGTCGTTTAGCGAGGATTCGAGATCGTCGTTGCGAAGAAATTCCTCGGGATTGGTTGGTTCCCGTAAGTCCTCAGAGAAGTTCGATTCCCGGGAGGGACGCAATCGATCGAGGCAGCAATCAGAAACGGAAGAGGATCGTAAGTCGATCGGGCGAAGTTCAAAATTGGACGATTTAACGACGGGTACGAATTCGGAAGCCCGTAAAAACTGGTTGAAGAATGAGAACGGCAGTGGAAGAGaccgaggaagaagaagaaggagcaGCATCGAGGAGGAAGCATTGGAGCGTAGATCGGCAGTTGTGCCACGAAGCAGAGTCAACAGTTCGTCGGAGGATTACAACGAGAGAAATTCATCCTCGAGAAACGTTCGTAAGATCGACGAGGGGCTCGCTAGCTTGAACAGAAGGCCGATGTCCTCGCGGAGAAATTCGACGACAACGTCGGAGCACGAGGACGTTAGAGAAGCGATAAAAAGTCGATCTCCGGCGAGGAGCTTGAAGAAAGCACCGTCTTCGGATGAGCCGGAAGTCAAACGAGATTTACCCACGAAACCGGTCGCTGCGAGACGACAAATGCCACCGATGAGCCCACCGAAAGTTGTCAACGATCGTGAACTCGATTCGCGAAAAAATAGCAAACTTTCGAGCTCTCCGAGCCCGGTGATTGTCAATGCAGAAACGGTAAATCAATTCAAAGCCACAAAATCCTCTGCAAAATTGGATGAGAAAACGGTAGACGCGATTCGAAACGGCACCGAAATAACTGATATCAAGAAAAAGCTCTCAGAGCCTGAAGAAACGACGGATAATCTGAACGACGTTGGAGAAGAATGGCCCTGCGAACACTGCACTTTCATCAACGAGGCAAGAGAAAAAGTTTGCGCAGTTTGCTGCAAAACTCGTAGCAGCGCTTTACCGAGTCCAAGCATCGAAGACGAGCAAAACCCCCCTAACACGTCGATCTCCAATCCCAGCCCCGAACTTCGCGACAAGCCAATTGGGAGTCTCATCAAAATCTCCAACAGCGAGGAAAGCGGGGACAGTGCTAATACCGGAAATGGCAAAG AGGAATTCAGTGCTGCGAATGAGGAGTCGGAGACCGAGGAGGTTTTTGATTTTGACGAGAAGAACGACTCGAGCTTGACGGAAACAAACATTCATTCATCCTTGAACGAGGGCGCTTCgtccaaaaaaatcgaattgaaaacCACTTCGACATCGACTTCGCCTATTAGAGAAATTTTTGCGACCACGAACCAAACGTCGAGTGCTTCAAATACCGTACCATCCGGAAGTACACATCCGGAAGTTGTgcagaaaaaagatgaaactCCAGTCAATTCGTCGATTTCCCCGACCTCGAAGAGCGCTGAAAATCAAACGGGAAATGCAACTGCCAATCACGTCGCTGTTTCCATCGAGAGGGGCACCTCGCCACCTCCGCAAAGTATTTCGACCCAG ACCTACGACGTGCTGCCACTAAAATCGAACCAAAGCATGAGAAGATCAAATTTGTTTCTAAACCGTGAAGACAGCGATTCTGAG GAAGGGAGCAGATTCATTAACAGCCCGGATTTGTATCCGAGACACTCGCAGCATCAGCAACAGCATCCTCAACATCATTATCTCGTGCAACCGACCTCGTCGCATTGCACGAGGAGAAATTCCATTGATTCAACTTCGCAGCTCTATTATCATTCTAGG GAACCCAGTCAGCATAGATACGTTCCAGATACTCCGACATCCGGAATCATTCAACCAAGTTTTTCGACTATAACGCGTCAAGGACTTGAACTCGTTGAATTATTGCGGGAGGCTGAGAAGTACGGTTTTTCGGCCGACGATATTCAAGTTGCGTTAGCACAGGGCGCAACAGACCCTGTTGATTGGCTCAACAGACAGTGGCCACATCTCATCGAGACTGTCCAAGTATTGGTGACAACAAGAGGCAAAGAAATGCCCGACAGTGCGGATGACGTCGGGATTCTTAGCCCTGGTGAGGCCAAAGAATACTTGAGACTGTCAAAAGGCGATGTGTGGTCAGCTGTCGCTCGAGCTATCCAACAGAGGCAGAGAAAA tgCGCAGACATTATGACTAGAGGTAACTTCACGATGATCGAGGTCGTCAAAGCTCTTAACGACAACGCCGGTAACGAGGAAGCCGCGTTGTTGGagttacaaaaaaatcaattgaaaccGTTTTTAATGAGAATTTGGGGGCCACCTTCGGGGGTGGAGAATGAAGAGGCTGCACCTCGGTTGG ATGCAGCTGTTGCGATCGGTGATTTAACACCAGAAATTGGGGAACGCGTACCGGACGGATCGGATAAGGAAGCGAAGAAGCAGGTAATGTCTTCCGTAGTTGATGATTTCGTGGCGTTGCAGGCGAGCTTTCAACAGCAACTGAGGAGGCCGAGCGACGAATCGAGCCGTTTGTCGAAAGGTGATGCGTCGACAGCGAGCCTCGGTAATAATCCGAACGATTTATTCAGCAGCAACTGCGATAGAAACAATGTTTCTGAAACGACTAAACTTTCGAGCTCGACGACGAACGAAATGGTCGTTGCCAAGGCGCTCGAGACTGCAACGAAAAGTACATCGGTCACCGTGAAAACTCAAGAGAAACAGGACGTTGGCAGTGTCCAGAATGACGAACTACGATCGACCATCGTCGCCGACGAAATCAACGATACCAAACAAACTCCAAGTGACGATTCGGAAATCCAAGGTCCCATAAAAAACGAGACATCCAACATTGATAGAggcgaaaaaataatgaggatTACCCAAGAGCCGTTGAACGAGCTCAAAACTGATGCCCCGTCGGCTCAATCGACAATTTCGATCGATAATGTTGATAAAACTAAGTCTGTCGATCAAGTAACGGTCGAACAATTATTATCTGCCGTTAAGGGTCTCCCAGAGCAGCTGATTGGACCTCTGACCGTAGCGTTGCAGGGCATCTCGCCAAAAAATGTTGCGGACACTGCGCCGATTCCGACGTCCGCTCTAAgcgcgaatgaaaaatcggaaaatCTCGAAGTACCTAAGAATGACGATTCGATTGAGAAACCGATggaaaatcaatcattttCCGTAGGTGACGATGATCCCTCGAAAAACACGGCGATCGAACAATCCCGATTAACTAATAACGACGAAATCGACAGAAATCGAGAAATAgcggaaaaagttgaaaaaatcgagtcaGCGAACAAGACG ACAAACGGGACGAAGGTTGAATCAACGATGACGAAACGTAGCGagatttatttcgaaacttCCGTTCCTAAGGTTAAAGTAGAATCTTTGACGGAAACGATCGTCCCGATAACTAAAGCCTTTGAAACGAATGGAATTGGTTCGACTACCGATAAGATTGATCCCAGTAGGTTGACCGAAAATGTAGAAAATGTCGTTCCTGATATCAACGTTGAAACGTTGACCCGGACAATTATCCCGATGGTAGCAGCCCAAAGTGACAAAGAAAACTACGAAAATATTGGAAGGCCCAATTTAAATGAGTTCGTCCAAGAGATTGAGTCCATTTCTGAGATTAATTTAGGGtcgttgaacaaaaaaatagtgagTACGGAGAAAGCTTTGTATCGGAAAGACATTAACGAAAGTATTGAAGATGTCAAACCCAATAATGTTTCTGAGAACACGGAGAACGCTGATACCGAAGTGGGAACGGTATCTCCGAGTCAAAAAATTATCCCAACAGTAGGAGCTGGTCAGACAGTATTTCATTTGGAAAGCGAGCAAGTTGAGACGAATAATAAccctgaaaaaattgtaatcggTTCATTTgccgaagaaaaaactttaggAATAACccaaatcgatgaaaaacttGTATCCGAGCCTGAAAACTTTAGCTCCATAAACGCTTGCGCGAATGAATTCGGTCCAAGAGTTGCAGATTCTTTGCGCGAAGATCCAGCTCTGTCTGGTCGATGCCCCACCACGAGTCTTGCCCATACCTTCGAATTGAAGGTCACTGGTTCCCCAACCGTAGCGGTGAACGATTGTCCTCCCTCCTGTTCTGAAAAACCTTTCGAGATTAGAGCCGAACTTCCGCGTAAAGAGACTCCAAAGTCGTTCCCCAGCGACAGAAGCCTTAAGCTCCAGAAGCCTCTTTCAAAAGCAATGTGCCACGTGAAATCGAGACCGCGTTCTCCgatcaaacgatttttcacgaaaagagTGCCCATTAGATCGATCAAAAAGTCCGTTCCGGTTACGAGGAAAGTTGCGGTCTTGTACGGCAGTTTACCAAAAAACACAGCAACCACGAAAGCGAAAGAAGCGGCTGAGCAAATAACTAAAAATTCGTCGACGGTCAATAAAACTCTTGAAGAAAGTAAGTCAAGGGTCCCCGAACCAAAATCGCTGGCATCGAAGGGTCCCGAGGTGCCTGGAACTTCGAAAGTCCCTAAGAAATTAATTGAAGTAACGAAAGCAGGCAGCGATCGACTGGCTACGAAAAACACGCCGGAAGATTCGAAGACCAAATGCACTGAATCAGACGTCGCGAAAGCAAAAGTCCaaacgatcgagaaaaaaacaacaaatattCCCACGAAGATCGCGCGTGAAGGAGAAGAATCTGCGAATGCGAAAACGCAATCAGCtgagaaaacgaagaaaacgaacCCTGTTGGATCGCCCCCCAAAAGTCGAGCAGCCTCAAAGATTCCGGTCTTCAAGGGCACGCCAAAAGTTGCTGCTCAAAACGTCTCGGTCGCCAGTCAAAAATACATTAACGTCAGAGTCTCAGAACCGCCCAAAGCGTCGGGGTCAACATTACGAATGGTCAAACGAATATCGCCACCGAAGAAACCGGTTGCAGGACCACTGGCCGTTCGTCAGATTATCATACACGAGAATGTCAACGGTATCGAAAAAGTCCAAACTCTCGGGGTCAAAGTAACTGATGAGCGATTGGTCGACGCTgagaattcgaaaaacattAAATTGGCGTCATCCACGCCTGTCGAAAATCCTGTTGGCGGAGTTGATCGCCCCACTGCGAAGGatgatcttgaaaaaatagcAGAATCGCGGGACCCCAAACAGGAAGAAAATCGTGCAGCCTCCGAGGTATCCGAGGCGATAGAAAACTGTCAGGACGACTCGGAGGCTTCCGAGTACTCGGAAGCCGAAGATATTTTGCCAGCTGAGACCCTTGAAATTGACGAATCAGAAGATTCCGAAGGTCACAGCGTAATATCAGAAATTTCGCGAAATTCTAGTGAGCAAGACTCCAGCGACGACATCACGGACGCGGAGTTGATGCTCCAAAAAACATTAGACGgtataaaatctgttctatcgGACAGCGAGTCCGAGGAACACAGTGGGGCAGAGGACCGCTCCGAAGGGGACGAAAACTCGGAAGATGCCGAAGAGTATTCGGAGAGCGACGAAGCCGAAGCGGTCTCTGGCAGCGATTCTGAAATTTACGAAGACCAAGAAGAAATAgaacgagaggaagagaatGAGGAGGAAGCTGAAAAGGCGGAAGATGAAGAGGAGGAGAGAAGCGAAGAGAGCGAATCTGTGGAGGAGCTGCCATCAGTGATAGAAATATTGATAGCCGACCGAGCTCCGAAAACGGAGGAAGCTGAGATGAGACATGAAACTGAAGAAGTACCCGGTGAAagcaaaaatcaaaaagatcGCCCGGACGTTCCCGAGAGCTCTTCGAAGAAGCAAAATTTCGAGCAATCCGCGAACGTCGAAACAGCCAAAACGAAAATCATTCAGAAAGCAAAGCTCGCTAATGGCAAAACCGTGAAAGGCCTCAGAGTCAGCGAGCCTGAAGtaatcgtcgaaaaaaaaataccgacGAAGCGTTTCTCGATCGTTGCAAGTTACGTTCAACAATTTGAGGGCGAAATACCACGAGTAGAGAAGACAAATACGACCAAGATTCCTGAGCTCAAGCCGGATAACTCTCCCAAAAACGAGAGGGAG AGAACAGCGAGACGTCTACTCGCGGAGGGACGAGTTTCGAACTACGACGAAGCGGAAATTGCCGCGAGTTTGCTCATCCTCGACTTCAATGACAACGAAGCAATCCAagcggcgaaggaatgcccgAGCGTCGAATCGGCCATTGCGTTTTTGCAACAGGAGTGCGAACTTTGCACGGGACGATTTGCAGTCAGTCGG aTGATTTCGATGCTGAAATGCATCCATCGTTGCTGCAACGATTGTGCGAAAAATTACTTCACGATACAAATAAGCGACCGTAACATAATGGACGCCGTTTGTCCGTTTTGCAAAGAGCCCGATCTCAAGGACGCGAGCGAAGACGATGTTCTCGAGTACTTCAGTATCCTCGACATTCAACTCAAGTCGTTGCTAGATCCACCGATCCATGAGCTCTTTCAGAGAAAATTGCGAGACAGAACGCTCATGAAAGATCCGAATTTCAAATGGTGTGCTCAG TGCTCTAGCGGATTTTATGCAAATCCGAATCAGAAGCGCTTAATCTGCCCTGACTGCCAGTCCGTGACCTGTGCATTTTGCAGACGGCCG TGGGAGAAACAACACGAGGGCACAACTTGTGAACAATTTGCGGCATGGAAGGATGAAAACGATCCTGATAATCAAGCAGCTGGTCTAGCCAAACACATGGACGACAATGGGATCGATTGTCCCAAGTGCAAGTTCCGTTATTCCCTGTCACGTGGAG gCTGCATGCACTTCACCTGCAATCAGTGCAAGTACGAGTTTTGTTGTGGTTGCGGTAAATCGTTTTTGATGGGTGCGAAATGTTCGGTCAGCCCGTACTGTGCGAAACTCGGTCTGCACGCGCATCATCCGCGAAATTGTCTTTTTTATCTCCGCGACAAAGAGCCCGCACAGTTGCAACGACTTCTGCACGAAAATGGAATCGAGTATGACACGACGAATCCAACGTCCGAACGAAAGTGCAAAATTCAACTTCAGAAAGAAACGCCGACCGGTGTCGTCGACGCTGTATGCAATCTGGACGTTGTCGAGGATCACGCTGGATTGTGCAG GCAGCACTACATTGAATACTTGACGGGCCTGGTGCTCAAAGGAAAATTGGACCCGGTTGGGATCTTTGATTTGAACGACGCCAAGCAAGAGTTGCGCCGACGGGGAAAAGTGCCACCTGTTAAGGGTCAGGAAATGTCCGATCAAGATTATCTCAGGGCGTGCATTCAG GTGGTGCAAAAAGAAATACCTTTGGAATGA